A part of Desulfotomaculum nigrificans DSM 574 genomic DNA contains:
- a CDS encoding spore coat protein: MRGDQVTDKTLCLAMLNELKWTATCLTNKILECADPQLRQDYINVLNRTFTEQKSVFDFAHQQGWYKPTMAEQTQINKLQQAMPTMIQEQQQSMASIHQQAQHQAIQTTGYAMNNMNQGMVNYQDYMTPAYYTNNQTNYGGIYQQNYGR, from the coding sequence ATGCGTGGTGATCAAGTTACAGATAAAACTTTATGCCTGGCTATGCTAAATGAATTAAAATGGACCGCTACTTGCTTAACCAATAAAATCCTTGAATGCGCAGATCCCCAATTGCGCCAAGACTATATCAATGTTTTAAACCGTACCTTCACGGAACAAAAAAGTGTATTTGATTTTGCTCACCAGCAAGGTTGGTACAAACCCACCATGGCTGAGCAAACTCAAATCAATAAACTCCAACAGGCCATGCCTACCATGATCCAAGAGCAGCAGCAAAGTATGGCCTCGATCCACCAACAAGCCCAGCACCAGGCAATACAAACCACCGGTTATGCTATGAACAACATGAACCAGGGCATGGTTAATTATCAAGATTATATGACACCTGCCTATTATACCAATAATCAAACAAATTATGGTGGTATCTATCAACAAAATTATGGTAGATAA
- a CDS encoding FtsK/SpoIIIE family DNA translocase → MEFLKKLKDDLKYEIFGIGLVSIAVLGLVSFADTSLGAIGGFIGRVLKGLFGNFGGVVLMIFLGLFGVKLIVERGRTPVNIKAYGAALLYLITLTVLSLMFPLKSSFLEVLKGVLDEHTAAQGGGLIGSIMTFLLVQSFGRAGTYIILTAGFVIAILLLTNISISVLATKSMNRAKNCLGGIGSRLGNFLFTEVEETGEGPKGTYKYNNDDTLPPGTVLIEGDQGKIQFIDANGEINKIPPEEIPEQPKTLNFTPDVKPAADKETGPKSIDEEQDISSYTQLSLNDVTAFKLPPTSLLARPLRTGKNISSAKDISDNIATLEETLESFGIKAKVTQVSRGPAITRYEIQPPAGVKVSRIVGLADDIALAMAAPDVRIEAPIPGKPAVGIEVPNKEISMVHIRDLLEAKEFTNASSRLTVALGKDIAGTPIVTDLTKMPHLLIAGATGAGKSVCLNTLIVSILFKSTPDEVKFLMIDPKMVELATYNGIPHLVSPVVTNAKKAATSLRWAVREMERRYELFAKAGVRDITRYNSLFNNKEPSPGQKPLPLMVVIIDELADLMMVAPADVEDAICRLAQMARAAGIHLVVATQRPSVDVITGLIKANIPSRISFAVSSQVDSRTILDMAGAEKLLGKGDMLFFPVGASKPLRVQGAYLSDREVEDVVGFLKKQAEPVYDESVAKEEPKEEVEQEVEDELLPEAVRILIETGHASISMLQRRLHIGYARAARLIDIMEKKGIVGGYEGSKPRAILMTMEQYQQTFNKK, encoded by the coding sequence TTGGAATTTCTCAAAAAATTAAAGGATGACCTCAAATATGAAATATTTGGTATTGGCTTAGTTTCTATTGCAGTTCTAGGCCTGGTTAGCTTTGCCGATACATCTCTAGGTGCCATTGGTGGTTTCATTGGGCGGGTTCTCAAGGGTCTGTTTGGGAACTTTGGTGGCGTTGTTTTGATGATCTTTCTGGGACTCTTTGGTGTCAAACTAATTGTGGAACGGGGCCGCACCCCGGTAAATATAAAGGCCTATGGGGCGGCCTTATTATATTTAATTACCTTGACAGTGCTAAGTCTCATGTTTCCCTTGAAATCATCCTTTTTAGAGGTATTAAAGGGTGTTCTTGATGAGCATACGGCCGCCCAAGGTGGCGGGTTAATTGGTTCCATCATGACTTTTCTGCTGGTACAATCCTTTGGCCGGGCCGGTACTTATATTATTTTAACGGCCGGGTTTGTCATAGCTATTTTATTACTAACTAATATATCAATTTCTGTACTGGCCACAAAATCCATGAATAGAGCTAAAAACTGCCTGGGCGGTATTGGCAGTAGGTTAGGTAACTTCCTGTTTACTGAAGTGGAGGAGACCGGCGAAGGGCCAAAAGGGACCTATAAATACAATAATGATGACACCCTACCGCCGGGAACGGTGTTAATTGAAGGGGATCAGGGGAAGATTCAGTTTATTGATGCCAATGGAGAGATAAATAAAATTCCCCCAGAAGAAATACCCGAGCAGCCCAAAACCCTTAATTTTACACCAGATGTAAAACCTGCTGCAGATAAGGAAACCGGACCAAAGAGTATCGATGAGGAACAGGATATTTCCTCATATACTCAACTTTCTTTAAATGATGTGACAGCCTTTAAATTACCACCCACCAGTCTTTTAGCCAGGCCACTTAGAACAGGTAAAAATATTTCCAGTGCTAAGGATATCAGCGACAATATTGCTACCCTGGAAGAAACATTGGAGAGCTTTGGCATCAAGGCTAAAGTCACCCAGGTTTCCCGGGGACCGGCCATCACCCGTTATGAAATCCAACCACCGGCCGGAGTGAAAGTAAGTCGCATTGTGGGGTTAGCCGATGATATTGCTTTAGCCATGGCTGCACCTGACGTGCGGATTGAGGCACCCATCCCGGGCAAACCAGCGGTGGGTATTGAGGTCCCCAATAAAGAAATTTCCATGGTTCATATCAGAGACTTGTTAGAAGCAAAAGAGTTTACTAACGCTTCCTCCCGTTTAACAGTGGCTTTAGGTAAAGATATAGCCGGTACGCCCATTGTAACGGATTTAACCAAGATGCCGCACCTTTTAATTGCCGGAGCCACCGGGGCTGGCAAAAGTGTTTGCTTAAATACGCTGATCGTCAGTATTTTATTTAAATCTACACCGGATGAAGTTAAATTCTTAATGATTGACCCTAAAATGGTGGAGTTAGCCACTTATAACGGTATTCCCCACCTGGTGTCACCGGTGGTCACCAATGCCAAAAAAGCCGCCACGTCCCTGCGCTGGGCCGTAAGGGAGATGGAACGGCGGTACGAATTGTTTGCTAAAGCTGGGGTTAGAGATATTACCAGGTATAACAGTCTTTTTAACAATAAGGAACCGAGCCCCGGTCAAAAACCTTTGCCTTTAATGGTGGTAATCATTGATGAGTTAGCGGACTTAATGATGGTGGCTCCAGCGGATGTGGAAGATGCCATCTGTCGTTTGGCTCAAATGGCCAGAGCGGCTGGCATTCATCTAGTGGTGGCTACCCAAAGACCATCAGTTGATGTTATTACCGGATTAATTAAAGCCAACATTCCTTCTCGCATATCTTTTGCCGTTTCTTCTCAAGTGGACTCCAGAACCATTTTGGATATGGCGGGAGCGGAAAAATTACTGGGTAAGGGTGATATGTTATTCTTCCCGGTAGGAGCCTCTAAACCCCTAAGGGTACAAGGTGCTTACCTGTCGGATCGGGAAGTGGAAGATGTTGTTGGTTTCCTTAAAAAACAAGCTGAGCCTGTCTATGATGAATCAGTGGCTAAAGAGGAGCCAAAGGAAGAGGTGGAGCAAGAGGTAGAGGATGAACTTTTGCCGGAGGCCGTAAGGATTTTGATTGAAACCGGACATGCCTCCATTTCCATGTTACAGCGTCGCCTACACATCGGATACGCCAGGGCCGCCCGCTTGATAGACATTATGGAGAAAAAGGGCATTGTCGGCGGATACGAAGGAAGTAAACCCAGGGCCATTCTTATGACTATGGAACAGTATCAACAAACCTTTAATAAAAAGTGA
- the mnmH gene encoding tRNA 2-selenouridine(34) synthase MnmH, which translates to MVKDISISEALKIPNACFVDIRSEKEFAEGAIPGAINIPLFNNEERAQVGTTYKQIGIDEAKILGLQIAGPKFPGLFNQLSALSKEKPVVLYCWRGGMRSKYTAAVLSSLGVNLYRIKGGYKEYRRYVHNYLDRQIIPHKSIVLHGLTGVGKTTILKKLAVQGYPVLDLEGLARHRGSAFGKIGLPPSPSQKDFEAAIVQILTSAAPQGMIIVECESRRVGKLIVPPAVFNSMTEGYRVLLYASVEQRVQRIINEYTNGPNNNVEELQKCTTMLTKSLGKRVVEELNAKLSQRNFTEVFTYLLTRYYDPLYKYPDKPSDDYDLSVDCSNLDLATSKIARWVESLPEYGVSVENGGENYADRGNTEESEDGEGLFS; encoded by the coding sequence ATGGTTAAAGATATATCTATTTCCGAGGCATTAAAAATCCCCAATGCTTGTTTTGTTGATATTCGTTCAGAGAAAGAATTTGCTGAGGGGGCAATTCCTGGGGCAATTAATATACCGTTATTTAACAATGAAGAACGGGCCCAGGTTGGTACAACTTATAAACAGATAGGGATCGATGAGGCTAAGATATTAGGCTTGCAAATTGCCGGTCCTAAATTTCCGGGGCTGTTTAATCAATTAAGTGCCTTGTCCAAAGAAAAACCAGTGGTTTTATACTGCTGGCGGGGCGGCATGCGAAGTAAATACACTGCGGCGGTGCTGAGTTCCCTGGGGGTTAATCTTTATCGAATAAAAGGTGGTTATAAGGAATATCGCCGTTATGTACATAATTATTTGGACAGGCAGATTATTCCCCATAAAAGTATTGTATTGCACGGATTGACTGGAGTTGGCAAGACCACCATCTTAAAAAAACTGGCGGTTCAAGGCTACCCAGTACTGGATTTGGAAGGATTAGCCCGTCACCGGGGGTCTGCTTTCGGCAAGATTGGTTTGCCCCCTTCACCTTCCCAAAAGGATTTTGAGGCTGCCATTGTGCAAATCCTAACCAGTGCCGCGCCTCAAGGAATGATTATTGTTGAGTGTGAAAGTCGTCGGGTGGGTAAGCTAATTGTACCACCGGCTGTATTTAACTCAATGACTGAAGGGTACCGGGTATTGCTTTATGCTTCAGTGGAACAACGGGTACAGCGAATTATTAATGAGTATACTAATGGTCCCAATAACAATGTTGAGGAACTACAGAAATGCACTACTATGTTGACTAAGTCCCTGGGTAAGCGGGTAGTGGAAGAGCTTAACGCTAAATTATCCCAGAGAAATTTCACTGAGGTATTTACTTATTTACTCACCCGTTATTATGATCCCTTGTATAAGTACCCCGATAAACCCAGTGACGATTATGATTTATCTGTTGATTGTAGCAATTTAGACCTAGCCACCTCAAAAATAGCAAGATGGGTTGAATCCCTACCGGAGTACGGTGTATCAGTGGAAAACGGAGGTGAAAACTATGCAGATAGGGGAAACACTGAGGAAAGCGAGGACGGAGAAGGGCTATTCTCTTGA
- a CDS encoding helix-turn-helix domain-containing protein: MQIGETLRKARTEKGYSLEFLEESTKIRAKYLEALENEKFDVLPGQVYAKAFLRTYAKYLNLDVDEIMAEFNQRQNKEEPVEVSAPEPEPQINGSSKKWRYLVAGLAIVSLFAFKSYYGAGGHPEGNKPTLPKTTQQQTAENKTNQTNPSQAVKPETQGQQSVQGVRVVLKVTDNQSWMRVVADGNTVFTGMVNPGEMKDFQAQEKILLHVGNAGAVEVNVNGKDLGRLGKNGQVVQIPFAAGEVPKLTQG, translated from the coding sequence ATGCAGATAGGGGAAACACTGAGGAAAGCGAGGACGGAGAAGGGCTATTCTCTTGAGTTCTTAGAGGAATCCACCAAGATTCGGGCCAAATATCTTGAGGCCCTGGAAAATGAAAAATTCGATGTTTTGCCCGGTCAAGTGTACGCTAAAGCCTTTTTACGCACTTATGCTAAGTACCTGAATTTAGATGTTGATGAAATTATGGCGGAATTTAATCAAAGACAGAACAAAGAGGAACCAGTTGAGGTTAGTGCCCCCGAACCTGAACCACAAATTAACGGCAGCAGTAAAAAGTGGCGGTACCTGGTGGCAGGACTAGCCATTGTATCTTTATTCGCCTTTAAATCTTACTATGGTGCAGGTGGCCACCCTGAAGGCAACAAACCTACCTTACCTAAAACAACCCAACAACAAACCGCCGAAAACAAGACTAACCAAACAAATCCCAGCCAGGCAGTCAAGCCAGAAACCCAGGGGCAACAGTCGGTTCAAGGGGTACGGGTGGTTTTAAAGGTTACCGATAATCAAAGTTGGATGCGGGTTGTGGCTGACGGTAACACGGTATTTACTGGGATGGTGAACCCCGGAGAAATGAAAGATTTTCAGGCTCAGGAAAAGATATTGCTGCATGTGGGCAACGCGGGGGCGGTGGAAGTTAATGTAAATGGCAAAGATCTCGGCCGCCTGGGAAAAAACGGTCAGGTGGTACAGATACCATTTGCCGCCGGTGAAGTACCTAAATTGACCCAAGGTTAG
- a CDS encoding DNA-processing protein DprA has translation MILHYRGKFPADKEIIAIIGPRGPSNNCSAEIIQHQRDCAMAYELARQAAKKGIVILSGLASGIDTAAHLGCLDEGGLTVAVVPFGLSAPVYPPESEKLAKDIISYGGCLVSQFAPEQPAVKWTFVARDKTQAMLSDKVLVVGTFPPNGVITGGTKYCARWARKLGKPLYHYRQIGNSFVVLRDKEVLIQE, from the coding sequence TTGATTCTTCATTATCGAGGTAAATTTCCCGCCGACAAAGAAATTATAGCCATTATTGGTCCCAGGGGACCAAGTAATAACTGTAGTGCAGAAATTATACAACACCAGCGGGATTGTGCCATGGCCTATGAACTTGCCCGACAAGCCGCCAAAAAAGGAATTGTGATTTTGTCTGGATTAGCCAGTGGTATTGATACCGCCGCTCATCTGGGCTGTTTAGATGAAGGTGGTTTAACTGTTGCCGTTGTTCCCTTTGGCCTGTCGGCACCAGTTTACCCACCAGAAAGTGAAAAATTGGCTAAAGATATTATTAGTTACGGCGGGTGCCTGGTGAGCCAATTTGCCCCTGAGCAACCCGCCGTAAAATGGACTTTTGTTGCCCGGGACAAAACCCAGGCCATGTTGTCAGATAAAGTACTGGTTGTGGGTACCTTTCCACCCAACGGAGTGATCACCGGTGGCACTAAATATTGTGCCCGGTGGGCCCGGAAATTGGGTAAGCCCTTGTACCATTACCGGCAAATTGGCAACAGTTTTGTGGTTCTTAGGGACAAAGAGGTTTTAATTCAGGAATAA
- a CDS encoding YajQ family cyclic di-GMP-binding protein produces MAKDNSFDIVSKVDLQEVVNAVNQAVREIETRFDFKDSKSKISFDGKSEITLVSDDDFKLRNVVDILESKLVKRGVNLKALRYGKIEPAAGNTVRQNVTLVQGIEQDIAKKIVKAVKDSKIKVQATIQGDQIRVSGKNRDDLQNVIKLIKEMDLNIPVEFVNFRTF; encoded by the coding sequence ATGGCTAAGGATAATAGTTTTGATATAGTAAGTAAAGTGGATCTGCAGGAAGTTGTTAATGCAGTGAACCAGGCAGTCAGAGAAATTGAAACTAGATTTGATTTTAAGGACAGTAAAAGTAAAATTTCTTTCGACGGCAAATCCGAAATAACCCTGGTAAGTGATGATGATTTTAAACTACGCAATGTGGTTGACATATTAGAAAGTAAGCTGGTCAAACGGGGCGTTAATTTAAAGGCCCTGCGCTACGGAAAAATTGAGCCTGCGGCAGGTAATACCGTACGACAGAACGTAACACTGGTGCAGGGCATAGAACAAGACATAGCTAAAAAAATTGTTAAAGCTGTAAAGGATAGTAAAATCAAGGTACAAGCAACTATTCAGGGAGATCAAATCAGGGTATCTGGCAAAAATCGTGATGACTTGCAGAATGTAATCAAATTAATCAAAGAGATGGATTTAAACATACCGGTAGAATTTGTAAACTTTAGGACATTCTAA
- the rimO gene encoding 30S ribosomal protein S12 methylthiotransferase RimO yields MFINVGLVSLGCPKNLVDSEVMLGLLREAKFNITSNEAEADVLIVNTCGFIQSAKEESIRHIFELAQYKDRGRCQALVVTGCLAQRYHQELMEEIPEIDALVGPGHINDIVQIIKEILANKQRKSHICEPEYIYDEYAPRLLSTPTYTAYIKVAEGCDNRCAYCAIPNIRGRFRSRPLESIVAEAKTLVANGTREIILIAQDTTRYGQDIYGQYSLDKLLWLLQDIPDLKWIRILYCYPNRFTDGLIKAIAQLPKVCKYIDLPVQHANNEILRAMGRPGNQQQVRSLIDRLRREIPGLVLRTSFIVGFPGETEEQFQELLNFMQQVKFDRAGVFTYSQEEGTPAAELPNQIPEEIKQERYHRAMTLQREISLAQNQRRIGQVLEVLVEKVIDGSKNIYAGRSMGDAPEIDGTVEIVSTRPLISGEFVHVKITRALEYDLMGELAQ; encoded by the coding sequence ATGTTCATTAACGTTGGATTAGTGAGTTTAGGTTGCCCCAAAAATCTGGTAGACTCGGAAGTTATGTTAGGTTTGCTGAGGGAAGCCAAGTTTAATATAACCAGTAATGAAGCCGAGGCTGACGTGTTAATAGTTAATACCTGTGGTTTTATCCAGTCGGCTAAGGAAGAATCCATCAGGCATATATTTGAATTGGCCCAGTATAAAGACCGTGGTCGCTGTCAGGCTCTGGTGGTTACCGGTTGCTTGGCCCAGCGCTATCATCAGGAATTGATGGAAGAAATACCGGAGATAGATGCTTTGGTGGGACCTGGTCATATTAATGATATTGTTCAAATCATTAAGGAAATTTTGGCCAATAAGCAGAGAAAATCTCACATTTGTGAACCTGAATACATATACGATGAGTATGCGCCCAGATTACTCAGTACACCGACCTACACTGCTTATATCAAAGTAGCTGAGGGTTGTGATAATCGTTGTGCCTATTGTGCCATTCCCAATATTCGAGGTCGCTTTCGCAGTCGCCCCCTGGAATCCATAGTAGCCGAGGCAAAAACTCTGGTGGCTAACGGAACCAGAGAAATTATTTTAATTGCCCAGGACACTACTCGTTATGGGCAGGATATTTATGGTCAGTACAGTCTGGATAAATTATTATGGCTACTTCAGGATATACCTGACCTCAAATGGATTCGGATATTATATTGCTATCCCAATCGATTTACTGATGGTTTAATTAAAGCCATTGCTCAATTACCTAAGGTATGTAAATACATTGATTTACCTGTACAACATGCTAATAACGAAATTTTACGGGCTATGGGACGCCCCGGTAATCAACAACAGGTACGTAGCTTGATTGACCGTCTGCGCCGGGAAATTCCCGGTCTGGTTTTAAGGACATCTTTTATTGTTGGTTTCCCCGGAGAAACAGAGGAACAATTTCAAGAATTACTTAACTTTATGCAGCAAGTAAAATTTGATCGAGCCGGGGTCTTTACTTATTCGCAAGAGGAAGGTACTCCGGCGGCGGAATTGCCAAACCAAATTCCCGAAGAAATTAAACAGGAACGGTACCATCGGGCCATGACATTACAAAGGGAAATTTCTTTAGCCCAAAACCAGCGAAGAATTGGTCAGGTTTTGGAGGTACTGGTGGAGAAAGTAATTGACGGGAGTAAAAATATTTATGCCGGTCGTTCCATGGGAGATGCTCCGGAAATCGATGGCACCGTAGAGATCGTAAGTACCAGGCCATTAATCAGCGGAGAATTTGTTCACGTAAAAATTACCAGGGCCTTAGAGTATGACTTGATGGGAGAGTTGGCCCAATGA
- the pgsA gene encoding CDP-diacylglycerol--glycerol-3-phosphate 3-phosphatidyltransferase, with protein sequence MNLPNRLTLARIFLVPVFLTIVTLRIKYGDIIAAAVFILAASTDGLDGYIARKNKQITTLGKFMDPLADKLLVSAALIVLVELGKLPAWVAVIIIGREFMVTGLRAIAAADGVVISASKLGKWKTITQIIAIVAMFLYNFTLQIFGFDFARVAMGVAVFFTIWSGVDYMAKGWHLLKKGEY encoded by the coding sequence ATGAATTTACCCAACCGATTAACCCTGGCCAGAATTTTTTTAGTTCCCGTATTTCTGACTATTGTTACGTTGCGCATCAAATACGGTGATATCATTGCGGCCGCGGTATTTATATTGGCCGCCAGTACTGATGGCCTAGACGGGTATATAGCCAGAAAAAACAAACAGATAACCACCCTGGGTAAATTTATGGACCCATTGGCTGATAAACTACTTGTTTCAGCAGCGCTGATTGTGCTGGTGGAATTGGGTAAATTGCCGGCTTGGGTAGCTGTTATCATTATCGGCCGGGAATTTATGGTTACCGGGTTAAGGGCCATTGCTGCGGCCGATGGTGTGGTGATATCAGCCAGTAAATTAGGTAAGTGGAAAACGATTACCCAAATAATAGCTATTGTGGCTATGTTTTTATACAATTTTACCCTACAAATATTTGGCTTTGATTTTGCCCGGGTGGCCATGGGAGTGGCGGTATTTTTTACTATTTGGTCAGGTGTAGATTACATGGCCAAAGGTTGGCATTTGCTTAAAAAGGGTGAGTATTAA
- a CDS encoding AAA family ATPase — translation MLKEISLGLGVAMLIFAISAGYDVTPIIFLLAFGGGLFYMVSAKGMVKGFTNDSGQPKRQEISFDDIGGQGSAIKELKEALDFIKNESEIKRLGIRPLKGILMTGPPGTGKTLMARAAANYTDAVFVSASGSDFVEMYAGVGAQRVRKIFQTARDTAKKQKKRNAIIFIDEIEVLAAKRGQNSSHMEYDQTLNALLVEMDGLKVDDSVRILIMAATNRVDIMDPALLRPGRFDRQVKVDLPDKAGRLEILKIHTRNKPLAADVDLNQLARESFGFSGAHLESLANEAAILAMREGLKEIHYRHFHEAVDKVIMGEKLERQPNQEELKRVAIHETGHALISELARAGSVSTLTVTPRGGALGYMRQNPEDDTYLYTKEYLENQIAIMLAGAAAEEVVLGNRSTGASNDYEKALHTAETIIKSGLSELGVVNIDNLPGDLRHRTVSDIIKKQEQKVLAYLQEHKGLLNSVVAILLEKEKISGDEFRRLINQEIAV, via the coding sequence TTGCTAAAGGAAATTAGTTTAGGTTTAGGGGTAGCCATGTTGATTTTTGCCATTTCGGCTGGTTATGATGTTACTCCCATTATTTTTCTACTGGCCTTTGGGGGTGGTCTGTTTTATATGGTCAGCGCCAAGGGTATGGTCAAAGGATTTACCAATGATTCCGGTCAACCCAAACGGCAGGAGATATCCTTTGATGATATCGGAGGACAGGGTTCGGCCATTAAAGAGTTAAAAGAGGCCCTGGATTTTATTAAGAACGAAAGCGAAATAAAAAGATTGGGTATTCGGCCCCTAAAAGGGATTCTCATGACCGGCCCTCCGGGGACCGGTAAAACTTTAATGGCTAGAGCTGCAGCTAACTATACTGATGCGGTCTTCGTTTCGGCCAGTGGCTCTGATTTTGTGGAAATGTATGCCGGAGTGGGTGCCCAGCGGGTGCGTAAGATTTTTCAAACCGCCCGTGATACAGCTAAGAAACAGAAGAAACGTAATGCCATTATCTTCATTGATGAGATAGAAGTTTTGGCAGCTAAAAGGGGCCAAAATTCCAGCCATATGGAGTACGACCAGACCCTTAACGCCTTACTGGTGGAAATGGATGGCCTTAAGGTGGATGATAGTGTAAGAATCCTGATCATGGCTGCCACCAACCGGGTGGATATTATGGACCCGGCCCTGTTGCGTCCGGGTAGATTTGACCGGCAGGTGAAGGTTGACTTACCGGATAAAGCCGGTCGGTTGGAGATTCTGAAGATCCATACCCGTAATAAACCACTGGCTGCAGATGTTGACCTTAACCAATTGGCGCGGGAGTCCTTTGGTTTCTCCGGTGCCCATCTGGAGAGCCTGGCTAATGAGGCAGCCATTTTAGCCATGCGGGAGGGATTAAAGGAAATTCACTACCGGCATTTCCATGAAGCGGTAGACAAGGTAATCATGGGTGAAAAGTTAGAGCGTCAACCTAACCAGGAGGAACTTAAACGGGTGGCCATTCATGAAACAGGCCATGCTCTAATCAGTGAATTGGCCCGGGCCGGCTCGGTGTCTACCCTAACTGTTACACCCCGCGGCGGCGCCCTGGGCTACATGCGACAAAACCCGGAAGATGACACCTATTTATACACCAAGGAGTATTTGGAAAATCAAATAGCCATTATGTTGGCTGGGGCAGCGGCTGAAGAAGTTGTGCTGGGTAATCGTAGTACCGGTGCTTCCAATGATTATGAAAAAGCATTGCATACTGCAGAAACCATTATAAAGTCAGGATTATCTGAACTGGGGGTAGTAAATATAGACAACCTACCAGGTGACCTCAGACACCGCACGGTGTCGGATATTATTAAAAAACAAGAACAAAAGGTACTGGCTTACCTGCAAGAGCACAAAGGTTTATTAAACTCTGTTGTGGCCATTCTACTGGAAAAGGAAAAAATATCCGGAGATGAATTCAGACGTTTAATAAATCAAGAAATCGCTGTATAA
- a CDS encoding competence/damage-inducible protein A: protein MITLQAEIIFTGTELLVGEVLNSHAQYLGRRLTEMGIEVIQHSTVGDYWGRMGLVLLQALERADIIFITGGLGPTIDDLTKETVAEVLELDMKLDESSLEAIKEFFAKRGMEMPANNIKQAYFPEGAKILPNPRGTAPGAIVEVDKKAIIILPGPPWELETMFEASVVPYLNSLPHRGVLSTSKIFKLTGITESTVQEMIEDLCGKSNPEIAFLVQPGVVEVRITGQGKTLEEANALVQQLSDQVRRRLFQYIFAEDREKIEQVVGQLLIDAGLTLAVAESCTGGLIEARLSDIPGASRYLVGGIIAYSNQVKEKILGVPAETLAQYGAVSRQTAIAMAEGVRRELGSNIGLAVTGVAGPTSSEGKPVGLVYIALSSPTGTCFREYRFPGERKAIRNGTVNAALKMAKHFLQGK from the coding sequence GTGATCACATTGCAAGCAGAAATAATTTTTACCGGTACAGAGTTACTGGTGGGTGAAGTTTTAAATTCCCATGCCCAGTATTTAGGACGCCGTTTAACCGAAATGGGCATAGAAGTGATACAGCACTCAACCGTCGGTGATTACTGGGGGCGTATGGGTCTGGTGCTGTTACAGGCACTGGAGAGGGCAGACATAATCTTTATTACCGGCGGATTAGGTCCCACCATTGATGACCTGACTAAAGAAACAGTAGCCGAAGTGCTGGAACTGGATATGAAATTAGACGAGTCCTCTTTGGAGGCAATTAAAGAGTTTTTTGCCAAAAGGGGTATGGAAATGCCTGCCAATAACATTAAGCAGGCTTACTTTCCAGAAGGGGCAAAGATTTTACCTAACCCCAGGGGGACGGCACCCGGTGCCATAGTAGAGGTGGATAAAAAAGCCATTATTATTTTACCTGGTCCGCCGTGGGAATTAGAAACCATGTTCGAGGCTTCGGTGGTACCTTATTTAAACAGTTTACCCCACCGGGGTGTTCTCAGCACATCCAAAATTTTTAAGCTTACCGGCATTACGGAGAGCACCGTACAAGAAATGATTGAAGACTTGTGCGGCAAAAGCAATCCTGAAATTGCTTTTTTAGTACAACCCGGTGTAGTGGAAGTAAGAATAACCGGTCAGGGTAAAACCCTGGAAGAGGCCAATGCTTTGGTACAACAATTATCAGATCAGGTACGCAGAAGATTGTTTCAATATATTTTTGCTGAGGATCGGGAAAAAATTGAGCAGGTGGTAGGGCAGCTACTAATTGATGCCGGGTTAACCCTGGCGGTGGCCGAATCCTGTACCGGAGGTTTAATTGAAGCTCGATTATCTGATATTCCTGGCGCATCCCGTTATCTGGTGGGTGGTATTATTGCGTATAGCAACCAAGTAAAGGAAAAAATATTAGGTGTACCGGCGGAAACCCTGGCTCAATACGGGGCAGTTAGTCGCCAAACAGCCATTGCTATGGCTGAAGGGGTACGCCGGGAACTGGGTAGCAACATTGGTTTGGCAGTAACCGGTGTGGCTGGCCCCACTTCTTCTGAAGGCAAACCAGTGGGCCTGGTTTATATCGCTTTATCATCACCCACCGGTACTTGCTTCCGTGAATATCGCTTTCCTGGCGAAAGAAAAGCCATTCGTAATGGTACAGTGAATGCAGCTCTTAAAATGGCTAAACATTTTTTACAGGGTAAATAA